The Chlorocebus sabaeus isolate Y175 chromosome 20, mChlSab1.0.hap1, whole genome shotgun sequence genomic sequence GGAATAGAATGTCTTGGTGTAAAACCCactgtatgttctatttactgagataggagaaaaccgccttagggcagGAGGTGAGACGTGCTAGCGGCAATACTGCTCTTTAACCCACCACtgctgtgtctgtgtatgtgcacATCAAAGCACAGCACCTTTTCTTAAACTTAATTATGACACAGACCTTTGTTCACGTTTTCCTGCGGACTCTCTCCCCACTATTACCGTATTGTCTATTACCGTATTGTCCTGCCACATCCCCCTCTCCAAGATGGtagagataatgatcaataaatactgagggaactcaatAGTGCCGGCATGGGTCTCGCGTCTCTGAGCAcaggtcccctgggcccacttttctctatactttgtctctgtgtctctttcttttctctttttttttttttttttttttgagacggagtcttgctctgtcgcccgggctggagtgcagtggccggatctcggctcactgcaagctccgcctcccggcttcacgccattctcctgcctcagcctcccgagtagctgggactacaggcgcccgccacctcgcccggctagttttttgtattttttagtagagacgaggtttcaccgtgttagccaggatggtctcgatctcctgacctcgtgatccacccgtctcggcctcccaaagtgctgggattacaggcttgagccaccgcgcccggccctctttcttttctcaagtctctcgttccaccagacgagaaacacccacaggtgtggaggggctggccacCCCTTCACTGACTCTGATGTGGGAAACGATCCCAGGAGGCAGGAATAAGGGAAGGGATGCCGCAAAGAAGGAGGAGCCAATTCAAGGATGTGTTACTGAGTCAAGTGCCTCCTAGAATCTTCTGAGGAAACTAAGAATGGCAgctcagggctgggtgtggtaactcacgtctgtaatcccagcactttgggaggccaaggcaggtggatcacaaggtcaggattttgagaccagcctgggccaacatgttgaaaccctgtctaaactaaagatacaaaaaattagctgggcatgtaatcccagctactcgggaggctggggcaggagaatcgcttgaacccgggaggcggaggttgcagtgagctgagattgcgccattgcactccagcctggacgacagggcgagactccgtctcaaaagaaaagaccagcctggtcaacctgatgaaaccccagtctctactaaaaatacaaaaaattagctgggtgtggtgacggatgcctgtaattccagctacttgggaatttgaagcaggagaatcgcttgaacccaggaggcggaggttgctgtgagccgagattgcaccactgcactccagcctgggaaacaaaagcgaaaccctatctcaaaaaaaaaaaaaaaaaaggcagctcagAACTgccaggagaggaaagggaaaagcCTGTACAGCTCATCTACTAACACCTTTAGTAAGGTGCCCCACAGGTGCTTAACTCCCCTGCACTTCTGAGAATCCCCTGTGTCAGAGAATCCCTGGGGCAGGAAGCAATAGGCTCACGTCTGAGGTGGGACCCATAGGGTCATCCCTGTGCAAAGTTAGCTGAAGCCTGTGTGAAAGGGGCCACTGCAGCACCCTTGGCCCAAGGTGTTAGTAGATGGCTGGGGTAAGAGGTGGGGCTGAGGCTATGATACAGGGACACTGTGTGGATGTCTCCTTCACTCTTTTCCAATCACTTAGAAGAGTGGCCAGGACACAGTGAACACTCAGTGAATACTTACTGAATGAATGATGTCGCAGTCTAGTGGGGGAAAAGACAAGCAGTGAGTTAAGAAAATCAAGCGGGTTGCAGGGGGTATATAATTGGGTAACTACAGGTTGCAGGGGCCTCCAGCAGGAGCCTAGTTACTCTGTACGGTAGGAGTGGGGATACGACAGAGAAGACTTTCTGGAGCAGAGAGTCCCTAACCTGAAATATGGAAGATGAGCAGGAGTTAATTGCACAGATAAGTACTTGCACATCTAAGTAAATGTATCAGTGATAAAATCATAGGTAATCATAGgtaatgcagtggctcatgcctgtaatcccaacactttgggaggccaaggtggaaggatagtttgaggcaaggagtttgtgaccagcctgggcaacacagcgagaccacgtctctacacaaaataaaaaaattagctgggcgtggtgattggtgcctatggtcccaactactcgagaggctagggcaggaggctcagttgagcccaggagttcaaggctgtagtgaggccatgttcatgccactgtactcctgcctgggcaacagagtgagactcttgtctccccACCACGCCCCTCCCCAAAATAATAGGTAACATGTACAAAGCATTTTTCGTGAGCCAGACACCATGCTGCGTGCTTGaggctgtgttaattcatccttGTTATTTAATCCTAAGGCATGTGAACTGTTTTATCTGTTTTACCCAATGGAAACTCAAAGCTCAGAGAAGTCAAGTCACTTGCATTGACAGAGTAGAGAGAACCTCTTTCCTCCATTTTACACAGGGCAACTAAGGTCCAGAGCAGGGCAGTGACTTGCTCATGGTCACAGAAAGCTAAGGGCTGAGCTGGGACTAGAATCCAGGTTTCCTGACTCTTGGGCTTGTGTTCCTGCTCCAGAGCAGGCCAGAGATagggctgaggaggagaagggtGAATTAAACACAGccaggctgagatgggtgggcACTGCCTCCCCAGCTACTACCAGAAAAAGCTGAAGGAAGGCACCTGCAAGGCCCAGGAGATGGAAGCGGCCATAGGCCGGCTGCGGTTGCAGAAGCAGCTTCCCTATAACCCCCAGCAAGAAGAGAGCTCAGAAGTCCCAGAACGAAAGGTCCTCAGTATCCTCAGCCGGCTGAAGCAGCAGAACTATGGTGAGGCCCCTGGGCAGGGTGGGATGGGCTAGGGTTGGGGCTCTGCTGTCTTGCCCATCTGGCTTCCTCTCCTTGGGCCCTCAGGCAGCCAGGCCCAGGGAGCTGAGAGGCCAGTTTCCCACTTTCGGCTTAACTGTGTATATCGGAAAACAGGCTGATAATCACTATTTTCCTTCCAGGCCTATGAAAGTGGCCTCCTGCATTGGACTCCtcccctcctgccttagcctgagCACAGGTTGGTCCCATGAGCCAGGACCGAGAAAGAACAGCTGTAGAGACTGGCAATCCCAGCtgtttattgagtgcccactGTGCTAGGCCCTTTGCAGATGCTCTGGAATTTAATACTCGATTATAATCATGTAttcaccccattttacagattagaaaaatgaaactgacccgggcatggtggttcacgcctgtaatcccagcactttgggaggccaaggtgggcacctaaggtcagaagttcgagaccagcctggtcaacatggtgaaaccccatctctaaaaaactagccgggcgtggtggcgagcacctgtaatcccagctgctctggaggctgaggctggagagtcgcttgaacccgggagacggaggttgcagtgagctgagatcatgtcattgcactccagcctgggcaacaagagcaaaactccatctcaaaaaaaaaaaaaaaaaaaaaaaaaaaaaaaaaaaaagaaactgatgaagttaagcaacttgcccaatgCCCCTAGCTAGTGTGTTTTGGAAAGGGGTGTTTATATCCAGGTGTGACCCCAAAACCTATGCTCTTTCCACTGGGCAAGcctgcctcccttccccaggtACCATTTATTAGactcctactgtgtgccaagtaaCAGAATAGGAGCTTTGCAGTCTTTCTAGAGTATGCCTACTAGACTTTGCCAGCACCCGTCACAAAGACCTCTGCTCCTTGTTAAGCTGTTACCAGCTCTTATTCTGTGTGCAGCACAGAGCTGAGTGCTTTGCCTATATTTCTCCTTTAATCCGCATCATCAACTCTTGTGAGGTGTGTACCACTATCACCTCCAGctcagaagctcagagaggttaagtgacttgccccaaAGTGCCTAGTCCATTATGTAGCAAAGCCAGGATTTCACCTCAATCTGCCTGCTTCCCAAGGCTAGGCGTGCTCTGAAGCATTCCCCCTTCTGCCTCCTTCTTCACCAGCTCCCAACCTGCAGAGCCCCTATGCCCAGGTGCCCTGCATCCCGCTCTGCCCACGGATGGACAAGAAGATGGTCCGCAGGAAGCCGACCAACCACTATGTGCAAGACCACTGCACAACCCCTGGCCTGGATCCTGACATCCGTAGCCCCTTCTTCCAGTCACGATCTCAAGGAAACAGGTAGGTGCCCAGAGAAAGGGCCCCAGCCTAGGCCCTTCCAGATCCTTCCTTAAGAGGCCCATGGCCTAATGCCTGGGAATCCATCTTTCTAAGAGACCATACCTGAGAGGCTGCTTATTCCAGGGAGGAGAAAGggtgaaaggcaaagaaaaaaaacctttgttGAGGGCCTGTGTACCCGGTAGATTGTTCCACTGAAGCCAGAGTGCTTCTGCTTTCCTGTGTCCGAGACTCAGTGGCACCTAACTGAGGGCTACGAGTTCCCTATGGTTCAACATTAGGACTAGTGGACTGTGCACCTGGGCAGAGGGGAGCGTCTCCCACAGCAGTCCCCCTCCAGGCCGCTGGGGAAGGGTGCCCTGGACTTGGAATCAGGCCCCTAAGCCCGACTGCTGGCTCCATCATTTCTGAGGGGaggcctcctctctctcctcactTGGGCATGCACGGATGATTCATGTACTGGCAGAGAGGGAAAGGGCCAAATGTTTCCCACCCTTCTGCCCCATTCCTCTCCCCAGGGAACACAACTCTGACAGCAGAAAGTGGCCCAGCTCTGTGCCTTCTCGAACCCACTGACCCTCTGGAGGCCTGACTCTGGACAGTTGCTCAAGGCCTGCAGACAGATGGGCCACCAGACAGGAGCTGCTGCTGGAATGTGCTTTTGTGGCCTGGTAAGCTAATAAACACCAATAACTTCAGCCTCTGTGCCTCTTGCCAAGGAAGGCCCTCAAGCTGTCACCCCAGCCACCCCTGGGCTCTGAGTGTAGGGTTCCACCTCGAAGCCCTGCCCAGGGTTGGGGTTTCTGCTACAGGTGCCCCTGCATGCAAAGTCTTGACCTTCTGTGCCTTCTCAAAGCACCGGGCTAGGCCCCTCCTCAGAAGAGCGCTTCCCCCTCTGGACTGGGAGCCCCACAAAAGCAGCCGTTCTCTCTCTCCACTGGCTCCAAGACAGGCCCTGTGTAAGAGCAGGAGGTGGCCTCTGCCATGCTCCCCCGACAGAGCCCCAGGACCCAGAGCTCTCCTTGTCTGGGAGCCCTAAGGGGTGGGTCCTTTCCCCTCACCCCACATACCACCCAGCCTAGTATTTTACCAAAGACAGTCTTTCCCTGCAACTGGGCAGAGGGAAACCCCCCAGGGTTAAATAAGCGGCCACAGCAAGAGGTAGAGGGCGGGGACTGAAATGAGGACAAAGATCTGACaagtttaaaacatgtatttaaaatacaatttataaaatgcTTAATCTGCCAACGGGGTGGGAGTGGGCAGCTGCCCGCTACACCAGCAGAGTAAGACTGCAGGGGTGCGGCCCTCCCTCCCATACCCTTCTGTTCAGGGGCCCATGTGCACCCCTGGGATCACACAACCAGAAAACAGGACCCCAGAGGTTTCTTGAGTCTCTGCTTACcagggaggctgggtgcagcCCTGCCAGCCCATCCCTGAGCAGGGCACCCCCAAGATGGGGCAGAGCAGGGTATGGCTGGgctggcagggcagggctgggcggGGCAGATGGGCTCTGGAAGGGGCTGATGGTAGCAGATAGGGTGTTGCCTCCTGCCTGCAGGTGGGGAGCACCCTGATTGAGTGGGCTGAGAAAGGTTGGTCACCAGGCCTAGACCCCCCAGCTCCTTTGGTTATAGGCTGACATCAGAGTAGTGGCTCATGGGAAGCGGTTAGCTGGAAGGTCTGAGGCCTGGCCCATGGGGTCAGGGaggagctgggggaaggggacAGTACTGTGAAGGCAGATAAAGGGGCAGCAGCCTCAGGTTTCTGTCCCCCATCCCCCTGGGGTTTTCCAAGCCAAAGCCTGcaacttactttaaaaaagaaaagggaaaaaagcacTTAGGAAAGTTACAACTACCCCCCAAAAAATACCCTCCCACACACAAAATCCAAACCGTTTCCTCATctcccctcccgcctccccctaacacaatacagtttcctgttttctttcGTTTTAAAAATGTTGCCTGCTACCTCTCCATTTGGGAAGCCCAGGGCATGACTGCTGGTGGGTGGTGACAGGCACACAGCGGGCAAAGCCCATCTTTGgccagagggaggtgggaggaccagTCCCTGCCACATCCTCAATCCACAGACACCCACCAACCAGCCTTTACTTTGGCCCCTACTAGAGGGTAGTGGGGCAAGAACAGGTGGTCCCAATGGCTGGGCAACCAGCACTTCTGGCCTTCCCACCTGGACTACCTCTATACCCTTCTCCAATTAAAAGGAAAGTCTCACTTTGGGTGGGAAACCACTATTACATGAGGGATGGACACCATACATTTAGAATGTGGACACTTGGTTAGGGCAGTGGAACTATAAAGATAGCAGCCAattttcttccttgccttctcctGAAGGTAATCCTCCCTCTCACTGACTGAAGCTCTGCTTCCAGCTCTGCTCATGGGCAATGCCTGGCTTTACGGTTATAAGGCTGTGCTGTGGACTAGCTGCTGACTTGGCTGGCAGCTGGCGCTTCCTCCAGAGGGGAGGACGTGGTGGGGCATGGCTTGCTGGGCCTGGCCCACCATTCCCACAGGGAACCAGCGGTGGAGTGAGCCTGTGAGACTCAGCTTGCCACCTTGGCCACCACGTGCTGCCCTCATCGCAAAACCACACCAACCACCCCGAAACGTATCTGCTGGTCAGGAGCAAGGAGGCCGTCTGGCTGGCTGAGGGATAAGGCGCAGTGCAATGGAAGGGATCAGGAAGCCTGAGAGGAACCAGGTACACACAGAGCCGCTCTGGGCAGCTGCCCTCTTAGTCTCTTCCACCTCAAGGAGCCAAAGCAAACCCTAGGCTCCAGGGACAGAGGATAAACTGCCTTCATTCCAGGCCCTCGCTCTGGAAAAAGGGGTGATGGGAGCCTAGGCCTCTGAGGAACCAGTCTGTCATCAATCTTTGCAAAGCAAAGCTGTTCTTTTTCCAACTTTATTCAGAATGTTCTGCCTTCAAGGTACTGATTGCACACAGGAAATGTACCAGGTATAGTTACTGAGCTGGGGCCATCAATGGAGATGGAGCAATGCAGACCCCTAAGAGTTCAAGCCATGCTGGAGTGGGAAGACCTATCCACCTTCTGAACATATGAAGCAGAAGGCTCAGAGTCCTGGAGGCAGACTCTCTCCTGGTTTTCCTTGTGCCGACGGCAAAATACTAAACAAGTCTCCTCTCCTTCACTTCCAAGCCCAGGGATGCAGTCTCACTCCCTGGCGCTCTGCTCTCTTCTAGTAGTAAGCCTGGCTGGTAGGGAACCACCCTGAGGGGTATGGGAAGGGGAAGTCTGTTCACTTTCCCTATCTCCCAAAATACTAGAGGTGGGGTTGGCACCCTCCCCAGGCTCTCCGAGCCTACAGAGCTAGCCCAGTCTCCAGGCAAGGCCCAGATGCCCTGGGAGTCAGCTCGGGGAGGGAGGTATAGGCATGGGGTGCTCATCTGTCCTGGCGGCTGCAGAGCCCTGCCCCTTTTCCGGGCGGCAGTAGGAATACAGAAGCTAAGCTCACCAAAATCCTATTGGTTAATGTTTCTAGTGAATTTCCCAGAAACATTTTTAAGTAGACTACCAAACTACcctttcttaattaaaaattcGTTAAACCACTAAAACCCCTCCCATGCACTTTTTCTTGCAAATCAGATAtttgtataaacaaacaaaaataggaagaaaaaaaaaaaagaaaggatattttCAAATGGAACTTACTTTTTAAGTGATGGAGACATGCacttgggggtgggtgggtgtgagttttcatttgtgttttgaaaTCCCAAATTAATGAGCATGATAAACTGTTATTGCTGGCACTGGCTTTACCCCAAGTGGCCAAGTGGCACTGTCTGACTCTCTGAGTCCTTGGTGGGTCCTCCCAACCTTCCCCTAACCCCCACCCTTTCCCTTTCCATTGACTTGGGACAGCCCTTGTGGATGAGCCAATCACAGtgggaagggggagaaggggggaggtcACAGTGCATGGGGTTCAAGGTCACAGTGGGCGGAGCAAGGGGGATCACAGTGCAAGTAAGTCAGGTCGTTCCCTCTGCTCAAGTCCAGCTGTCTGCCACGGCAGTGCAACCCGTGGCAGACGACCCAGGAGGCGGTGACGGCAGCAACGGCGGCATCTTTTCTTGCCTGCATTTATCTGCGCTGTTTGAAGCCTTGTGACCCATCAGGACCCAAAGGCTGTCTGATCACATTATTGGGCTGCCTGCTGTCTTCGGGTTGGGAGATCCTGGTTGGcctgaaaggaagaaaagcagaggaaggcCTAAAGAAGGATATAATAGATGTCCCtcatcatttctttattttttatttttgagatggagtcgcattctgtcgcctaggttggagtgtaatggcgctatctccgctcactgcaacctccacctcccgagttcaagtgatccttcctacctcagcctaccagtagctgggactactggcaaacaccactacacccagctaatttttgtaattttagtagagatggggtttcaccacgttggccaggctggtcttgaactcctgacctcaagtgatcctcccgccttggcctcccaaagtgctgggattactgcacCTGGCTTAGATGTCACCCATCTTAAAATCAACTGTCCTTGTAGCTGGGGCCCAAGTCACTCTGGCTCCACAAGTCTGCTTCTTTGGGAAGCTGACTCAGGACACCTCCAAGTTGAGAGGCCCCTGTGAGCAGGTAGAGTGGGTGGTACATGTTCACCTCCAGCAGCTACAGCATTCTTTCCCCCTGCTCAGCTGCCAGCATTCACTTGTAGGCAGGGGGAGTGCTCGAGGGCCCACTCTGCCCAGAGGCAGTGACCACGGACAGTACATGCTCTGCAGAACCATTTGGAATCTCCAGATGTTAGGCCAAGGTAAAGAGCTGGAATCAAAAGCTCAGCAGAGGGACACATCCCCTGCCCCCCAATTCTTCCCTCCCACTCCTCTCCAAACTCTGCGGTTAATGGTTGACTCGTATTACTCTAGGAAACTAAAGGAAGCACCCATTTTCCACCCTGGAAAGGTGAAGACTTAGAGGAGAAACAACAAAGAGAACAGGTATCTCTTCAAAATTATGAAGAGCTAGAAAGAAGGTATGCAGATTAGTTCTTCAAGTCCCAGGATGCCATGCCATAGTGGCCCCTCAAAGTCAGAAGGAGGCCGTCTTAATGCATACTGCTTGATTAGGAAGTGACAAACTTATATAATGCAACCTCTAATACTGCAGAGAAAAAAATGCCAAGAGTaaaaaggaatttagaaaattcacaaaaacaTCACAGCGGGCATACTGGAGACCCAGAAAATATAACCAAAGCACTTATCTGGGCACTTTCCACTCTGCCAGCCCAGGTTCTCGACATCCTATGCTCATTTACTCAATGAATTGCACAACACCTTGATAAGGTTGGTATTATTATcatctcatttttcagatgagaaaactaaggcccagagagatCAAGTCGTTCTAAATTAAGAAGAGGTAAGAGGCAGATTTTGACACAAGCTCATCCATGCCTTTACTCTCAATGCAACACTGCCCCCTGGTGACTACCAACCACAGAGGCAGCATGCCAGCAAACTGCCACCTCCTGATAGGCTTTTAGAGCCGTCCCCAGCCAATGAAGCACAGTGAACTAGCCCCAACAGGCTGGGGTCCGCGGCTGGAGCTGCATGGTTCCTACCCTGACTCTGCTTGCTTCTCACTACTCTACACGTAGCCAGGAtgctctcctcctcctgggtGGACTGGGAGAGCCATCATTGGCCGGTCCTGCCAGCCACACTCACCTGTCGAGGATGGGTTTCTCCTGCTCCTCCTCGGGGCTGGCACTGCCCAGGATCCGCTTCCGGGCCTCGGCGTACTCGGCCTCTCGCTGTGCTAGGGACTTGACCGGAAGGGTGGGCCTGCTGGTGGAGTTGGGGCTGCTGACCACACCGTTGCTGGTGGGCCTCTTGAGGATGCGGATCTGTGGAGGGGGCCCCGCGGGAAGGCTATCGTCCTGAATCACAatgggcactttgggaggagatTTGGATTTCCTGCTGACAAAGAGCAAACACAGCTTCACAAATCATGCTCCTAAGGAAGCCCTGTCCATGTCCCACACCCACCTCTCATcgctttcctctccctccttacTAATTCTACCCATGATTCTCTGGCCTCTGACCAGACAGCAAAATTTCCACTCCTCAAGAAGCGTGTCCCAAAAAAGCAAGCTTGTGACCAGCTCTGGCAGGCCACAGGAACTGCTCCTCAGCCCTAACCCCTGGCCATGGGGGCTGGAACGCCACCTCCTTCTATCCCCGTGTTCACCACAGCCACGTCAACCACCATTTGGCCCTGCAGCAAAACAGTTTATGTCCAGAATCGAATGACGTCAGTTAAGATCCCAGCTTCCCTACACAGATCAGAGTAGGACTGGCTGGTGGGGTGGGAGCCTTTGAACTTAGGGGTCAGCAGTGTTCACTCTCAGCCAAATCTTCCATCACATGCTCAAACCAGACAAACACTACAAAGGAGCCCACTGTGCCATCCCTGCCTGGCATCAAGATTTACCAAGCCACCTTCTAGTGAAAGTGGCCTGTGCCTCCCAGAGACAAGCTACACCAGACAACTGAATCCTCTTCAAAGGAGCTTCTGAACAGAGAAACCTCCCTTGCCAGGGCTTTCTGGTCTTTTGGACAGCGGCGGGGCTGGAGTGAAGGATGCTCCTAGAAACAGTGCTTGGCAATGCTCAAAAGAAAAGCATTGTCCAAGGCTGGTGGACGCGTACATCAAGGCGATGTGTCCACAAGGAGAGGTGGAATGACAAAAAACAAAGAGGGACAACAACACatgaagggaaagaaacaaaagccaCAGGAGGAGACAGGAACTCAGGCAGGAATGACCACCCAACAACAGCCACCAGGACCCTCCCCAGAGCAGTCAACCAGCTTCTCTTCAGAACCAAACAGGCCTGCTTTCAGAGCCTTCACTGTCAGGAGTTGGGATTGGAGGAACTGAGTCAGGGTGAATGGAAACAAGTCCTGGGTAGGACACAAATGGTATGGAACGGGAACTGTAACCCAGGGTTAGTGTGGTTGCTGAGATAAGCAGACAGACAAGGAGCCAGCAATCTGATCAAAGAGGCGGGGAGCCAGGAAAACTGGCAGGCAGGCAGAGCACCCCAGAGTTTCCTGGGGAATGACTGTGCAGGCCAGTAAGCAAATCCAGAGAGGTCCT encodes the following:
- the SZRD1 gene encoding SUZ RNA-binding domain-containing isoform X3, yielding MEDEEVAESWEEAADSGEIDRRLEKKLKITQKESRKSKSPPKVPIVIQDDSLPAGPPPQIRILKRPTSNGVVSSPNSTSRPTLPVKSLAQREAEYAEARKRILGSASPEEEQEKPILDRPTRISQPEDSRQPNNVIRQPLGPDGSQGFKQRR
- the SZRD1 gene encoding SUZ RNA-binding domain-containing isoform X1, which encodes MEDEEVAESWEEAADSGEIDRRLEKKLKITQKESRKSKSPPKVPIVIQDDSLPAGPPPQIRILKRPTSNGVVSSPNSTSRPTLPVKSLAQREAEYAEARKRILGSASPEEEQEKPILDRPSSAFLPFRPTRISQPEDSRQPNNVIRQPLGPDGSQGFKQRR
- the SZRD1 gene encoding SUZ RNA-binding domain-containing isoform X4 encodes the protein MEDEEVAESWEEAADSGEIDRRLEKKLKITQKERKSKSPPKVPIVIQDDSLPAGPPPQIRILKRPTSNGVVSSPNSTSRPTLPVKSLAQREAEYAEARKRILGSASPEEEQEKPILDRPTRISQPEDSRQPNNVIRQPLGPDGSQGFKQRR
- the SZRD1 gene encoding SUZ RNA-binding domain-containing isoform X2; this encodes MEDEEVAESWEEAADSGEIDRRLEKKLKITQKERKSKSPPKVPIVIQDDSLPAGPPPQIRILKRPTSNGVVSSPNSTSRPTLPVKSLAQREAEYAEARKRILGSASPEEEQEKPILDRPSSAFLPFRPTRISQPEDSRQPNNVIRQPLGPDGSQGFKQRR
- the SZRD1 gene encoding SUZ RNA-binding domain-containing isoform X6, translated to MRRSLRAGKRRQTAGKSKSPPKVPIVIQDDSLPAGPPPQIRILKRPTSNGVVSSPNSTSRPTLPVKSLAQREAEYAEARKRILGSASPEEEQEKPILDRPTRISQPEDSRQPNNVIRQPLGPDGSQGFKQRR
- the SZRD1 gene encoding SUZ RNA-binding domain-containing isoform X5 gives rise to the protein MRRSLRAGKRRQTAGRKSKSPPKVPIVIQDDSLPAGPPPQIRILKRPTSNGVVSSPNSTSRPTLPVKSLAQREAEYAEARKRILGSASPEEEQEKPILDRPTRISQPEDSRQPNNVIRQPLGPDGSQGFKQRR